The genome window TGTTCCTCTATGCATCTGAACTTTTCTTGTCAGCCTGAATGTATATACAAGAATTAATGTCACTAGTTAAAGTAGGTTAGTCATGAGTTGGTCATAGTCAACTACTTTGgtcagttatttaaaaaaaaatgttttactaaaAACCTTACCTAATACAAGGCTCTACAAATAGGTGAAGTATGTATGAATTTAGGTCTGAGGATAAATCCTGTCAAAATATCTTGTTTACAATACTAAGATTAATAGAAATGGCATGTTGAAGTCCAGATTCTATACTAGATAGTTATCATACTCATAATTACATCTTATACAAAAGGTTGGGTGAGGATCTCTAACGTGACAGGCATTGTTtgctatttatttataaatgctATGCTATTATGCAGAGATGTGAGTAAGTCACATACGTGCAAGTCATAAGCAAGTTTCAAAtcttaaccttcaagtctcaaCCAAGTCCCAAGTTACGTTGATCAAAAGcaagcaagtcaagtcattgcTAAGGTCGAACAAGTCTCAAGAAGTTCgtatgaatgtattcttcatatctgtagacacagtaaacagaagagggtggttagtcagtaatatgatgtaattgcatagttgatcaattttatattttattttcaaacccATGAACACAAGAATAAGATCAGATTAATATCAGCCCTGGAATTGTACCATActgcacatcctgacagctgagaatattactcTCAGGTCAGATATTGAATGCCAAGTCAAATTCAAGtcgagtctttcatcagtgttaatcaagtaagtctcaagtcctcaaatttGCGACTCGAGTTCAACTcgagtcaagtcatgtgactcgAGCCCCCCACCTCTGCTATCATGCCATCAAACATCCCTTACTTAGTCCTGCgtgaaaacactgtttggagAAACTGCCTTTTTTTGCCGCAGACTtgtaacatttaacaacaaCTATCATAACTCAACAAAATTTCAGTTCAGTACTTATagtttaatttaaaatcatGATTACAAACTACTTcagtgactgtttttgtttgtgttctggtgTTCTTTTTCATAGTTTTTAGCATTAATTCTGTTTAAGTGCACTTTCCACATCATTGGAAAGGAAGACATGCTTTCAATAATTTAGGATTTAAATAAAGTTGGAATGAAAGCTGTATGTGAAATATGGTCACCAGAACATACTAAAATCTTCTGTAGTTTTGTGCTGAAGAAGAGTAGGCTCGTCAAGTCTGCACACTCACTCCATACCACACAAGTTTAATAAAGACAATGTTTTGATCTCAATTAGATCTTCATACTATAATCTACTTCTATAATATTTTGGAATAAGTAATGAGAGAGCCAAACAAATCAATTCTTTAGAAAAGAATTGATTTGTTTGGCTCTCTCAGAGATGTGTAGTCAGTCACAGCCCAAGTTCCTCTACATGTCGAAACTGCCTGGTGTTAATCTGTGGCCTGgcttatttgtatttatttattcataaatgCTCTTTATGTCTTACAGGGGCCCCTAACACAGCTGAGCTAAAGATCTGCAGAGTCAACCGCAACTCTGGAAGCTGCAAAGGAGGGGATGAGATCTTTCTGCTGTGTGACAAAGTGCAGAAAGGTACATGTCTGTATTGTATATGCTTAGAAACCCACTGCACAGCTCTACTTTCAGATTTCACAATCCAAAAATAGAGCTTAGAACTGACTAACGAGATGCAAAGCTTGAAATACATCTATGGCGTAAAAGGTATAAAGCTTTCACACCCAGAAGTTGTCAGTGGGAGTTACTATACAGGCAGTATACTGGCCTTTTTTGAACAAGTGAGCCACAAATAGAATATCAGCTCTCATAATaaagtgtactgtatgtgatgATGTGAGTAACTAGATGCTCATAGTTTCACGTCACTTAGTGAACATTATCAAATAGACAATCTCAATTACCTGTGATTCATTCAATCAATTTCAGGTGATAAATATAAAACCCACTGATTTAATAAAAAGGAAGCTACTTGGTCGAAGCATTCATGGCTTCCTCAGCATACAAAAATATATCATCCCTGTAGCACTCTAATTAGCTGACACGTCATAGTGTGTGGCAGtcactgccatcagtaagggtcctgcgatgagctggcaactcatccagggtgtaccctggcctatgcccattgtgtgaactggatttggccctGCAGCCCCTTAAGGGGAaacggcaacatcccgcgaccctcacggataagcaGAAAGACAATGTCATGGTGTGTCATGCATCATAAAAAACtcatcattattaattaaagtttatttttaaaatatgtatatttcttatgtattttgtattctgtGGTActgattttgaattttgttATGCGGTAATTGTCCTATTTGTGACAAATTGTTGGCCTGTATGTGTTATTCCATGCAGAGCAGTCACGTTAAATCAGTGAGTGACTTTCACCACAAACAGAAAGCTTTCTTCCTCTGTATATGGATGATCACTTAACATTTTTGCTATTTTCTAATGAATTACTTTGTAGAACCAACTTACAGCTAACTGGAATTAAACAGATGGACTGGATGCAAAAACAGCTCTGTTTGCAGTATATCATGAATTTACATAAGTCCTCTTCCCATAGATATTTTAAAGTAGTTTGCTTATGGCAGGCATGTGTGATTTACAACATATTTTTAGTATTCTGGACATGAGATTTGTGGGATGCTCCCCTGAGTACTCAGTTACTCAACCTGAGCTTGGATACACATTACATTACTGTGAATCTTGAACTAGATGATTTGACTCTTGGTCCCGATCCCTCCAGGGGAATGTCATAcatctgttttcacagcagGTAGTGCCATTACATTTTTACTCTATGCATTACAGCCTTTTGCTCGAAGATAATTACAAGGCTTGCAAGTGGTCAAACTTCTTATTACATCCAAGAAAAAGCGATCCAACCCTCTGTGATGAGCTATTGTATTCATTGAAGCTTACAGCTGATTTTGCACGCTGAACAGGAACCTACCTTACCATGATCAATGTCAAATGTTAATTCTTCTTCATTCTCAGCTTGAGTGTCTTCTTATGTTTCccattttctgtttccctgTAGAGGACATCGAGGTGCGTTTCTTTCAGGACTCCTGGGAAGGAAAGGGCACTTTCTCTCAGGCTGATGTCCACAGACAGGTTGCCATTGTGTTCCGCACACCACCCTACCGTGACACCAACCTCTCTGAGCCCATTAGGGTCAAAATGCAGCTGCGTCGGCCCTCTGACCGCGAGGTCAGCGAGCCAATGGACTTCCAGTACCTGCCTGCTGACCCAGGTAAGGGGCAATGCTTCCTCATGGTGTCGCAAAGTCCCTCTCCTTCTACTGGTTCACACATGGGACCCATGTACAGTAGATAGTAGTGAGAAACAAGTTATTTTCTGATCCCCTTTGAATTGTGCCTTAACTtcataatacaaaatatattttcaactCAATAAAGTTTCAGTTTGTAATGAAACTAGCAATGTAAAACTGTGGAAAAATGTCACATATACGTATGGTACTGCTCACCAAAATCCATAAAGGAAGCCTTATAGAGCTGTTCATGCTCACAGAACTAATTCacctttcacataactgcaacTGCCAGACTTGTtgtgattttgacatttttttatatttttctgtgctGAGGAGATGATGTTCCTAATGTTTACTGTGTGAGATGATCTTCTTCACTGAGGGgttttacacaaaacaacatggtATTTTAgcatcattaaaacaaactgactttcttGACATGcaaaatcatcttttaaatcaacaaagaTCAGATGTGTGATTGAcggcacaattcaaacagcatcaaaaatgtatctgtCCCTCGTCCTTGACTACTatacaaatgtatttcaaaataaggtTTCATGGGGCACACCAGAAGGGGCGGAACATCCCCTATCACTTCATGACTTCTCAAAAAGTCGAGATATGATGTTTGTTAATCTTATGACTGGCTCTTAAAAAATACCCCTGCAGATGAGTACAGGCTGAGTGAGAAGAGAAAGCGTACAGGAGACATGTTCCAGAGCCTGAAGCTGGGGCCCGTGTTGTCAAGTGGTATGTTGATTAATTATTGTTTCCGTCACTCCGCTATGTATATAAGTCAAGAGTGATTTTCTTATGTAATTATGTCTGCTGGACTTTTCAGTGTCGATTCCACAAGATAGACGGCACATAAGCCCCGCGAGGAGAACAGTCACAGCCAAGGCTCCACCAATGAATGCAGCTGGTGAGTCTTTAGAATTTGCTTGTATTACATATGGTGGTTAGGGTGAGTAGATACAtcaattgaaataaaatgacttgTAGTACTGCAGCAATGAATCAAAAATGTTATGATTTAAGCATGGATtagtcaaaaaaatatttgtgcaAAATAATCCTTAGGATAAAATAGGTAACTTCACCCCTAGATGTTAATCATGTGTGAAGTTTTGTTTGGTGCATGAACACCTACCTACCACCATTTTTCTATAAGCTGAGGTAATAAAAATCTAACATTAATGTGGAAGCTCTGTAAATCTGGCATTTGATGTTCATGTCTGTCTCTTGGTCCTGTATTAGAGACATAGGGGTAGCAATTGAATCTCTGTAGCAACAAAGCTAATTTAAAGACAACCACAAAAGAGTTATGATTTGTATAAAGTTTATGCAGTATTTTCAGCAGATGATCTGaaatttcttgttttgtgtgtggtgtgtctccagcagctgtggTGCCCCCTGGTGCCAGTGGAGCAAAACCCCAGCCCACCTATTCTTACAATCCATCAGGTCAGCTCTTCTCAGTCCAGCCCAAGGTAGAGGCCTCCCCTTCCATCTCTACTGCAACCACAAACCAAACATGGAGGATCATGGAGAGCCTGAACCTGGGCCCCCAGCCCAAAGCCACTCCAGTACCTAGCTTCATGATGAGCCAGACAacagcctcctcctcatcatcagccACCCCCTCCACTGTCAACCAGGAATACTCAACTGTCAACTTGTCAGACCTTAATGAGTTCTTCCCTAACATTTCCTCAAGCATTGCCCAGGAGCCAACAGCCACTCAGGGAAGTACTGCCACCTCACAGACCAGCAGCTCCTTCACTCAGTTCCGGGTGGATGCCCCACTTGTGGATGATGATATCCCAGAATTCCCTAGTTTTTCTGAAGCCCAAGCCCAAGGCACTCTAGACAACCTAAATATGGATGACTTTGAGGACCTTCTGAACCCCACCCTCATGAGTGAGAGTGGAAATGGCACCTCAATGTTGGGTCAAGCTACATGCCAACAGGCTTCTGCTGCCAGCTCCTCTACAGCTGCCCAGAACATTGCATCCCAGAACAGTTCTGACCTTGCCAACAACCCAGGAAGCACCTGGATGAATTACCCCAACAGCATCGTCAGCTTGCTCCAAAACGAGGGCATGATTGATCTTGCACCCCACAACAACCACCGGCCAGCCATGCTGGATGAGTTCGATGAGCTGATGTCTAATGATGAGGATCGCCTTATGTCCATTTTTAACAATGGAAGCCAAGCTAGGTTTGTGTCAGGACACCCAACTTAAAGTTTGTCCATGTGAATTTTATGGACATCTTTACAAAGACCACTTGTGTCTGCTCCTTAAGCCTTCAAAACTCAAACTCCTTTGTTgtaaataaagacaagaaattacacaaaatgaatttgaaGGGCTGTAAGAGATGGTATGTAGCAAAATTCTCCATGTGGACAAGCTTATTAAAATACCAGTAACGGTTCTTTCTATTATTGGGTTTTGCCGGGTTTTATCGCCCTCTTTAGGCATACATCATTTACTTATACAGCCATTGCATCAGCCAGATAAGACTGTCCACCATGATTGTTTTATAAAGACAATGAGATCAGATGCTCTGCTGAAGGCATCGGTTTTCTGTGGAAGATGTTAAGCATGTTTTTGTACAGTCATTTTAACAGTGGTCAGTTTTAGTGATTATCAGTGTCTTTTTAATGAATTGTATGTTTAGCCTGCCGTTTCATTTTCAACAGAGTGGCTGGTTTGATTCTCATCAAATATAAAATCTATAGGTAGGTATATGCaatttatacatattttcctCTTAATTAAATACACCTGTAATTTGTAACTAAATAgaatggttttgttttctgaaggTCAGCAGTAACTATCAACTTCCTTTTACAGGTGCCTTTGTCAAGttgcaacaaaatgtaatatgttaAGAACCAAATGAAGGTCtctatgtaaataaatatcaaacaaGCAACATTAATTAGTACATGCTTATAGCAGCAAAACTGTatcagtgcttttgttttatgtctggTGTTTTCCTCTGGTGCCTAGTAAGTTTTTCTACAGTTGTTTTAAGAATAATGGCTGCAGTTTAATCAGCTGTTTCAGAGCTGTATGTCAACTTGCTATACTCTgtagtaaaggaaaaaaaaaaagcttcattcAGATGAAATTATGCTGTTTTATACTTGTACGATGTGAGAAGATTATACTGTATACCTGTTTTTTCTCTAATAAATGATTATGTCAAACACCTTTTCTTGGCAATAAAAACCACAACATAATGAGATGGTCTTCAAAAGTAGATTTAATTTGGCAACTTCTTTTACATGTTTCAGTTTAAACCAAGAAAATATTCAGCCAAACTAATGAGACAAATGTttatcgtaaaaaaaaaattattcttTTCGGAGCATGTGCATACAAATCAAGGATTTCTTCAGCTACCCTGTAACTCAGCGTGTCAAGTGTATCACAAGCAGAACATCAACAATAAatttaatacaaaaaatgtgacaataatTCAGGTCACTTTGAAAATATTACAGCATATGACAAGACTTAAAGGAAATTTAGTGCTTTTTTGCCAAAAGGAAGAACTTGATCAAACTTCAACTGACTTTCAAAATGATTTCGGTTAGTCAATTGTGCTGCACTACCCAGCTCATTGGATCACAAAGTGCCTCTTCAATTATCTGCAAAACCATCCTGTTGCTCTGACAAGCTTATGTTACTTCAAGATTGGTGACCTTGTTGATAATGTGGGAGCGCCTGGGCACACATTCCAGGTCAAATTTGCTCTCATATATGGTTGGACAAAGCTTCCAGCGGTTGTTTCGGTAGATTCCCAGGTATGTGTACACATCCGGCTTGTAGGAGAGAGGGCACTTGACCCCCGTGGCACGGATGACAGAGTCCAACCTCATAACCTCACTCTCATCAGTGAAGTCCTGGTTGTAGGCACAAATGACCTGCTTGCCCTCTGCTTTGGGATTATGGGGACTGACTTTAACAAGGGAGATCTTGCCATCCAGGGCTGCCCTGGCCACACACTCCCAGGCATGGTCCAGCTTGAAACCAGAGTCCAAGTGCATGAGCCACTTGCCTGAGAGCACTCCATGGTTCAGTGCCAACTCCTTCACTGTCTGGAAGGTGGCAGGCCGGCCACTAGCCAAAAGTTTCTCCCAGCTTTCTTGGAGACCCGTAACATCTCCACCACTGGGGCAGTGGTTCATGCCTAGCACTGCGATCCATCCCACAGGGCTAACACCACCTTCTTCATCACCAAATCTGTACACTTGTGAAGGCCTGTTGCTTTCCAACCAGCTATCAAACTCGGATCTGGGAGTTCTTCTCGAGTCAAACACAATCCAGGGGTCCATGTCTGCAGCCATGGCCTCAGCAGCGTAAGTCTCTGCAGCAAAGGGGGTCTCCACCTCGCCATCTACAGgggcttcttcctcctccataaTGCTGTTAGCTTGAGGCTATTAAACAAGTCTTGAAGCTTGTCCTGTTGAAagaattaaaataatttgataTGTAGGCGTAAACCACAGGTGTAGCCACTATGTTTTGACAGTTCCAACTCCAGGCAGAAGTGGGCAGCTTGTGCATGTAGTAAACGCTGCTAGCTAGCCTGCTACATTAGCAACGCTAATTCAAATGCTAACGGTTATACCCCCAACGATTCTTTCCCAAAACATGCTGCTATCTGTTTCAGTTGTGTATCGTATCACGCTGGCGTGTTactacacacacataattaGTAACACGTCCAAACATTTGTATCGCTCATCTCCAGTGTTAATGCCGCTAGCTAACTGACGTTAGCTAGCCATGTTACCagctgtaaatgtttgtcttcttgACGAATTTCCATAAAGATTGTGTACAGCCAGCTGTTAGACGCAACTATCGTTGAAGCATGTACAAAATAGCAATGGTCACACGTTATTCGCAAACTATGGACATTAACGCTTGACCTGCCTGTAAATGTTGACGTTTTGTTGTCCAGCGTTGTTCCTCACAAGCTCAGGCGCTGGTAGTACGCCCCTGTGTGTCAAAGAGCGATATGACTACATTCAAATGTCTGAAAGTTGTAATACTGTATGTTGCCTTGCCTATCGACTGAATCACGTTCGACGGAAATGACTTGTTCTTTCGACGAATGCTGCGCACAAATAAAGAGTTGAACCTGCGTCATtgcggaaaaaaaacacacgagGTGTATTATTTAAGCACAGAAAATTGAGAAACTTTATTTAATCACGCATCTAACGACCCATATATGCCGATAACCCGTGTTCTTTGTATTTCTCGTGTAAACCTCAAGTGCAAGTCTTCCATTATTATCTAAAAACAAggggtttgggtttttttttcaattgtatGTCAGTACAAGTTTTGGGACATTGTCATGCTTCAACGGGACGGCGCTGTGACCCTGCGGAACCAAGCTGACCTGCCAGGCATCAGGGAACGAGTGACGACGGCGTGCTAACGGGTTAGCCGGTTAGCTACTGCTACCTAGTGTGTGCGCGGTGGAGGTGATTTATACATGATATAGAATAACACCCCTGAAGATATTGCCTATTATTTTAGCTCAGCCATCCAGGTAACTTTATTATGCccagcaaaaagaagaaatacaacGCAAGATTTCCCCCGGTAAGTCTAAAGTTTGCTGAACCGGTGTGAAGACCAACTAGTGTTAGCAAACTGTGCGACGGAAAGCTAAGTTTTTTAGCTCACTTGAATGGGATTCGGCCTGTTTTGTTGCCCACTGTGAGCTAACAAGTCACCTAGCAAACGCAAACCATGTATcactaaaatgtaaattacactaaaaaaaaatgaacaacaaagtTGATTTTAAATAGCTGACATAGTATCTCGCCGTTTGCGAAGGTAACGTAAAGCTTACGGCGCAAGCTAGCTAGCGACACCACCAATTACCGTTGTTTTTAGCAAGACAAGCTAAGTAAAACTGAACGTTTTAAACCTGAGCAAATAGGTGCAGATTTTACAAACCTCGAAGACGTTCGCAAGTGAACAGGGATCAAAGAAAGTTTGATCAGCGTGACTGAAATTAATAATTTGAAACATACATGCTATGAACGTCGTCATGATGCTAAT of Acanthopagrus latus isolate v.2019 chromosome 10, fAcaLat1.1, whole genome shotgun sequence contains these proteins:
- the rela gene encoding transcription factor p65 isoform X2, yielding MRALHYNAGGFGWSLASLNPVQSATPFIEIIEQPKQRGMRFRYKCEGRSAGSIPGEKSNDTTKTHPAIKVHNYSGPLRVRISLVTKNAPHKPHPHELVGKDCKHGYYEADLQERRIHSFQNLGIQCVKKKDVNEAITCRLQTNNNPFNIPEAKVWEEEFDLNSVRLCFQASITLPTGELIPLEPVVSQPIYDNRAPNTAELKICRVNRNSGSCKGGDEIFLLCDKVQKEDIEVRFFQDSWEGKGTFSQADVHRQVAIVFRTPPYRDTNLSEPIRVKMQLRRPSDREVSEPMDFQYLPADPDEYRLSEKRKRTGDMFQSLKLGPVLSSVSIPQDRRHISPARRTVTAKAPPMNAAAVVPPGASGAKPQPTYSYNPSGQLFSVQPKVEASPSISTATTNQTWRIMESLNLGPQPKATPVPSFMMSQTTASSSSSATPSTVNQEYSTVNLSDLNEFFPNISSSIAQEPTATQGSTATSQTSSSFTQFRVDAPLVDDDIPEFPSFSEAQAQGTLDNLNMDDFEDLLNPTLMSESGNGTSMLGQATCQQASAASSSTAAQNIASQNSSDLANNPGSTWMNYPNSIVSLLQNEGMIDLAPHNNHRPAMLDEFDELMSNDEDRLMSIFNNGSQARFVSGHPT
- the c10h11orf68 gene encoding UPF0696 protein C11orf68 homolog, producing MEEEEAPVDGEVETPFAAETYAAEAMAADMDPWIVFDSRRTPRSEFDSWLESNRPSQVYRFGDEEGGVSPVGWIAVLGMNHCPSGGDVTGLQESWEKLLASGRPATFQTVKELALNHGVLSGKWLMHLDSGFKLDHAWECVARAALDGKISLVKVSPHNPKAEGKQVICAYNQDFTDESEVMRLDSVIRATGVKCPLSYKPDVYTYLGIYRNNRWKLCPTIYESKFDLECVPRRSHIINKVTNLEVT
- the rela gene encoding transcription factor p65 isoform X3; its protein translation is MRFRYKCEGRSAGSIPGEKSNDTTKTHPAIKVHNYSGPLRVRISLVTKNAPHKPHPHELVGKDCKHGYYEADLQERRIHSFQNLGIQCVKKKDVNEAITCRLQTNNNPFNIPEAKVWEEEFDLNSVRLCFQASITLPTGELIPLEPVVSQPIYDNRAPNTAELKICRVNRNSGSCKGGDEIFLLCDKVQKEDIEVRFFQDSWEGKGTFSQADVHRQVAIVFRTPPYRDTNLSEPIRVKMQLRRPSDREVSEPMDFQYLPADPDEYRLSEKRKRTGDMFQSLKLGPVLSSVSIPQDRRHISPARRTVTAKAPPMNAAAAVVPPGASGAKPQPTYSYNPSGQLFSVQPKVEASPSISTATTNQTWRIMESLNLGPQPKATPVPSFMMSQTTASSSSSATPSTVNQEYSTVNLSDLNEFFPNISSSIAQEPTATQGSTATSQTSSSFTQFRVDAPLVDDDIPEFPSFSEAQAQGTLDNLNMDDFEDLLNPTLMSESGNGTSMLGQATCQQASAASSSTAAQNIASQNSSDLANNPGSTWMNYPNSIVSLLQNEGMIDLAPHNNHRPAMLDEFDELMSNDEDRLMSIFNNGSQARFVSGHPT
- the rela gene encoding transcription factor p65 isoform X1, whose protein sequence is MRALHYNAGGFGWSLASLNPVQSATPFIEIIEQPKQRGMRFRYKCEGRSAGSIPGEKSNDTTKTHPAIKVHNYSGPLRVRISLVTKNAPHKPHPHELVGKDCKHGYYEADLQERRIHSFQNLGIQCVKKKDVNEAITCRLQTNNNPFNIPEAKVWEEEFDLNSVRLCFQASITLPTGELIPLEPVVSQPIYDNRAPNTAELKICRVNRNSGSCKGGDEIFLLCDKVQKEDIEVRFFQDSWEGKGTFSQADVHRQVAIVFRTPPYRDTNLSEPIRVKMQLRRPSDREVSEPMDFQYLPADPDEYRLSEKRKRTGDMFQSLKLGPVLSSVSIPQDRRHISPARRTVTAKAPPMNAAAAVVPPGASGAKPQPTYSYNPSGQLFSVQPKVEASPSISTATTNQTWRIMESLNLGPQPKATPVPSFMMSQTTASSSSSATPSTVNQEYSTVNLSDLNEFFPNISSSIAQEPTATQGSTATSQTSSSFTQFRVDAPLVDDDIPEFPSFSEAQAQGTLDNLNMDDFEDLLNPTLMSESGNGTSMLGQATCQQASAASSSTAAQNIASQNSSDLANNPGSTWMNYPNSIVSLLQNEGMIDLAPHNNHRPAMLDEFDELMSNDEDRLMSIFNNGSQARFVSGHPT